In a single window of the Arachis hypogaea cultivar Tifrunner chromosome 6, arahy.Tifrunner.gnm2.J5K5, whole genome shotgun sequence genome:
- the LOC112696434 gene encoding ras-related protein RABE1a produces MAAPPARARADYDYLIKLLLIGDSGVGKSCLLLRFSDGSFTTSFITTIGIDFKIRTIELDGKRIKLQIWDTAGQERFRTITTAYYRGAMGILLVYDVTDESSFNNIRNWIRNIEQHASDNVNKILVGNKADMDESKRAVPTSKGQALADEYGIKFFETSAKTNLNVEEVFFSIARDIKQRLADTDSKSEPQTIKINQADQGSGAAQAAQKSACCG; encoded by the exons ATGGCTGCTCCACCGGCTAGAGCTCGCGCCGATTACGATTACCTAATAAAGCTTCTCCTCATCGGCGACAGCG GTGTTGGTAAAAGTTGCCTTCTATTGCGTTTCTCGGATGGGTCTTTTACAACTAGTTTTATCACTACCATTGG CATTGATTTCAAAATAAGGACTATAGAGCTTGATGGCAAGCGAATCAAATTGCAAATATGGGATACAGCTGGTCAAGAGCGATTTAGAACTATTACAACTG CCTATTATCGTGGAGCTATGGGTATTCTGCTTGTGTATGATGTCACAGATGAGTCATCTTTTAACA ATATCAGGAATTGGATTCGTAACATTGAGCAGCACGCTTCTGACAATGTGAACAAGATACTGGTGGGTAACAAGGCTGATATGGATGAAAGCAAACGG gCTGTGCCTACTTCTAAGGGTCAAGCTCTTGCAGATGAATATGGCATCAAGTTCTTTGAGACT AGTGCAAAAACTAATTTGAATGTGGAGGAGGTTTTCTTTTCGATAGCTCGGGATATCAAACAAAGACTTGCAGATACGGACTCAAAATCTGAG CCCCAGACAATCAAGATTAACCAAGCAGATCAAGGATCAGGGGCTGCTCAGGCCGCCCAAAAATCTGCTTGCTGTGGTTAA